One genomic window of Medicago truncatula cultivar Jemalong A17 chromosome 1, MtrunA17r5.0-ANR, whole genome shotgun sequence includes the following:
- the LOC25484078 gene encoding protein CANDIDATE G-PROTEIN COUPLED RECEPTOR 7: MAKTAITTVVSLITILILTTIPQSTAEIKSLTITSDTRPMILLEKFGFTHTGHIQIAVSSVSVAAAATQTDPSRLGFFLLSEESLLQVLIEIQQNPSFCVLDSHYITRLFTFRDLSPPPTAAFNRSYPVTSPNEFSLFFANCAPETSVSMAVRTELFNLDAGVRDYLSAGQTQLPSLFFLFSVVYFGFLGVWFYVCYNNKRSVHRIHLLMAALLLMKALNLICAAEDKHYVKVTGTPHGWDVLFYIFQFIRVVLLFTVIVLIGTGWSFLKPFLQEREKKVLMIVIPLQVLANLASVVIGETGPFIKDWVTWNQVFLLVDIICCCAIIFPIVWSIKSLRETSKTDGKAARNLAKLTLFRQFYIVVIGYLYFTRIVVFALKTITAYKYRWVSNLAEEGASLAFYIVMFYMFMPVEKNEYFVLDEEEEEAAEVALREEEFEL; the protein is encoded by the coding sequence ATGGCTAAAACGGCGATCACCACCGTCGTTTCACTCATCACAATCCTCATCCTCACAACAATCCCACAATCAACGGCTGAGATCAAATCCCTCACAATAACCTCCGACACCCGACCCATGATCCTCTTAGAGAAATTCGGATTTACCCACACCGGCCACATCCAGATCGCCGTTTCCTCTGTCTCCGTCGCCGCCGCTGCAACACAAACCGATCCATCTCGTCTCGGATTCTTCCTCCTAAGCGAAGAATCGCTTCTTCAAGTCCTCATCGAGATCCAACAAAACCCTAGCTTCTGCGTTCTCGATTCACATTACATCACGCGTTTATTCACTTTCCGTGATCTTTCACCGCCTCCAACTGCGGCGTTTAACCGTTCTTACCCCGTAACTTCTCCGAATGAGTTCAGTCTCTTCTTCGCTAACTGTGCACCGGAAACCTCCGTTTCCATGGCGGTTCGGACTGAGCTTTTCAACCTCGATGCTGGAGTCCGTGATTATCTTTCCGCCGGTCAAACGCAGTTACCGTCTCTGTTTTTTCTCTTCTCCGTCGTGTACTTCGGTTTTCTAGGTGTTTGGTTTTATGTTTGTTACAATAACAAACGCTCCGTTCACCGGATCCATCTCCTCATGGCGGCGCTTCTGTTGATGAAAGCTCTTAACTTGATTTGCGCTGCCGAGGATAAACATTATGTCAAGGTCACTGGAACTCCACATGGTTGGGATGTTCTCTTTTACATTTTCCAGTTTATCCGTGTCGTGTTGCTTTTCACCGTCATTGTATTGATTGGAACTGGATGGTCGTTTTTGAAGCCGTTTTTGcaagaaagggagaagaaggTGCTTATGATTGTTATTCCTCTTCAGGTTTTGGCAAATTTAGCTTCCGTTGTAATCGGCGAAACTGGCCCTTTTATTAAGGATTGGGTTACTTGGAATCAGGTTTTCTTGCTTGTTGATATCATTTGTTGTTGTGCAATTATCTTCCCTATTGTATGGTCCATTAAATCGCTTAGGGAAACCTCGAAGACCGACGGAAAAGCTGCTAGGAATCTTGCGAAGTTAACACTTTTTAGgcagttttacattgttgttaTCGGTTATCTTTATTTCACACGCATTGTCGTTTTTGCTCTCAAGACCATTACTGCTTATAAGTATAGGTGGGTTAGTAATCTTGCTGAGGAGGGTGCTAGTCTTGCATTTTACATAGTCATGTTTTACATGTTTATGCCGGTGGAGAAGAATGAGTATTTTGTGCTTgatgaggaggaggaagaagcTGCGGAGGTTGCTCTCAGGGAAGAAGAGTTTGAGCTTTGA
- the LOC112420015 gene encoding uncharacterized protein, protein MLQTIVKDSQAFDEVMKNIQMCSKLEELLLKKKYFIYGDSPQLHAEKVDKLKILSESLANSTTKAESRILEHRSQKEEALHFRVTKSSEVSQIEKELGGEIEELEKQKNELEDKLKKVNMLLTSARTRLRNAKEEKEQFDDASNDIIVHLKTKDDEMQRAIASYTSEANVVNRWINFLEHTWVFQTSLKKKNEEQVNAELERYGDYFVNLVVNLLSSYKEKLGSSVTQIKTLVENLSTSQRYGVLPL, encoded by the exons ATGCTTCAAACCATTGTTAAGGATTCACAA gcTTTTGATGAAGTCATGAAAAATATTCAGATGTGTTCTAAGTTGGAGGAACtcttattgaaaaagaaatacttTATCTATGGTGATTCTCCACAGCTTCATGCTGAAAAG GTTGATAAATTGAAAATCTTATCAGAATCTCTTGCAAATTCTACCACAAAAGCCGAGAGTCGCATTTTGGAGCACAG ATCTCAGAAAGAAGAAGCACTTCATTTTCGGGTAACCAAGTCCAGTGAGGTTAGCCAAATAGAGAAG GAATTGGGGGGTGAGATTGAAGAACTCGAGAAGCAGAAAAATGAGCTCGAAGACAAACTGAAAAAG GTGAACATGTTGTTGACATCTGCACGTACACGCCTCCGCAatgcaaaagaagaaaaagaacagTTCGATGATGCAAGCAATGACATTATTGTACATTTAAAAACAAAG GATGACGAGATGCAACGAGCCATTGCTTCTTATACAAGCGAAGCCAATGTTGTTAATAGATGGATCAATTTTCTTGAGCACACATGGGTATTTCAAACCTCTCTTAAGAAGAAAAACGAAGAGCAGGTCAA TGCTGAACTGGAGAGATATGGAGATTATTTTGTGAATTTGGTTGTTAATCTTCTGTCTTCTTATAAG GAAAAGCTAGGCTCATCTGTTACTCAAATAAAAACACTTGTGGAGAATTTAAGCACAAGCCAACGGTATGGCGTTCTGCCTCTCTGA
- the LOC25484079 gene encoding phosphatidate phosphatase PAH1, which produces MNVVGKVGSLISQGVYSVATPFHPFGGAVDVIVVQQQDGTFRSTPWYVRFGKFQGVLKGAEKVVRISVNGVESNFHMYLDNSGEAYFVKDADEDKGVDLDQDSSSKSDNFLSNGHRLDHSISDSGVLRLKDEEDSSVGPRIQRTESDGRYYDFQDSFDDLSEYGSNSYGTLDGENSVDSQGSHPEMVLVSVDGHILTAPISESEQNEENVQLRNPQFHLGPAEETDICEGNGEFSSGETAWAADYISKLGASTTDIKPRQCDTNTNGYGSTALAPLKVCQEEEVNICQSQKSLEVEIQEDLLQQAGNAEVRDASSSLEVQNSSHESNASSPVVDENELQSIVQSNASSPAVDENDQESIAQSNASSPVLYENEQESIVQFNASSPVVDENEQESIVQSNASCPAVDENEQESVVQSTNIDELSSTSSPTSFGGHKSPTSESGLQDQEADKDSSREVVTASGSPITDDTEWNNKQADMSVSNDGVDETHQTTSVEDNKNNNSSEVVKPQAETSSKGDQIHPGLGLEISLCGHELKAGMGLVAAAGVFEAHRISAEDFANSAPAILKNQNLVIKFKEMYLTWEKAAPLVLGMSAFGSILPVEPKDAIPVEYSRDDDQQTPSPGRRWRLWPNPFRRVKTIEHTFSNTSNEDVFLDSESGTLLEPTPTSSTQGSPQKQFLRTNVPTNKQIASLNLKDGQNTVTFSFSTRVLGTQQVDAHIYLWKWNARIVISDVDGTITKSDVLGQFMPLVGKDWTQSGVARLFCAIKENGYQLLFLSARAIVQAYLTRNFLLNLKQDGKTLPNGPVVISPDGLFPSLFREVIRRAPHEFKIACLEDIKRLFPSDYNPFYAGFGNRDTDELSYRKIGIPKGKIFIINPKGEVAISQRIGAKSYTSLHTLVNDMFPPTSLVEQEDYNSWNYWRMPLPDVD; this is translated from the exons ATGAATGTAGTTGGGAAAGTTGGGAGTTTGATAAGTCAAGGTGTGTACTCAGTTGCTACCCCTTTTCACCCTTTTGGTGGTGCTGTTGATGTGATTGTTGTTCAGCAACAAGATGGTACATTTAGAAGTACACCTTGGTATGTTAGGTTTGGTAAATTTCAAGGTGTTCTTAAAGGTGCTGAAAAAGTTGTTAGAATAAGTGTTAATGGTGTTGAGTCTAACTTTCATATGTATCTTGATAATTCTGGGGAGGCTTATTTTGTGAAGGATGCGGATGAGGATAAAGGGGTTGATCTTGATCAAGATTCTAGTAGTAAAAGTGATAATTTTTTGAGTAATGGTCATAGACTTGATCATAGTATTTCGGATTCTGGGGTGCTTAGGTTGAAAGACGAAGAGGATTCGTCGGTTGGGCCTCGGATTCAAAGGACGGAGTCTGATGGGAGATATTATGATTTCCAAGATTCTTTTGATGATTTATCGGAATACGGGTCTAATTCATACGGGACTTTAGATGGAGAGAATTCTGTAGACTCGCAGGGTTCTCACCCAGAGATGGTCTTGGTGAGTGTTGATGGTCATATATTGACAGCTCCTATCTCGGAATCAGAGCAGAATGAGGAGAATGTGCAGTTAAGAAATCCTCAATTTCATTTAGGTCCGGCTGAGGAGACTGACATATGCGAAGGCAATGGAGAGTTCAGTTCCGGCGAAACTGCTTGGGCCGCTGATTATATTAGCAAGCTGGGTGCTTCAACAACTGATATCAAACCCAGACAATGTGACACTAATACTAATGGTTATGGTAGTACCGCTTTGGCCCCACTCAAAGTTTGCCAAGAAGAGGAAGTAAACATTTGTCAATCACAAAAATCCCTGGAGGTCGAAATTCAAGAAGATCTTTTGCAGCAGGCTGGAAATGCTGAAGTAAGAGATGCTAGTTCGTCACTGGAGGTTCAAAATTCATCTCACGAATCTAATGCAAGTTCCCCTGTAGTTGATGAAAATGAACTACAGAGCATTGTACAGTCTAATGCAAGCTCTCCTGCAGTTGATGAAAATGACCAAGAGAGCATTGCACAATCTAATGCAAGTTCTCCTGTACTTTATGAAAATGAACAAGAGAGCATTGTACAATTTAATGCAAGTTCTCCTGTAGTTGATGAAAATGAACAAGAGAGCATTGTACAATCTAATGCAAGTTGTCCCGCGGTTGACGAAAATGAACAAGAGAGCGTTGTACAATCTACAAACATTGACGAGTTATCCTCCACAAGTAGTCCTACTTCTTTTGGTGGCCATAAATCTCCAACTTCAGAATCAGGACTTCAAGATCAAGAGGCTGACAAAGATTCATCACGAGAAGTTGTAACTGCTTCCGGCTCTCCTATTACTGATGATACTGAATGGAATAACAAACAAGCTGACATGTCAGTATCAAATGACGGTGTAGATGAAACTCATCAAACCACTTCAGTTGAAgataataagaataataattcAAGTGAGGTGGTGAAACCTCAAGCCGAAACTTCAAGTAAAGGTGACCAAATCCATCCTGGTTTGG GATTGGAGATCTCCCTCTGTGGTCATGAACTTAAGGCAGGTATGGGTTTGGTAGCTGCTGCTGGAGTGTTTGAAGCCCATCGAATATCGGCAGAGGATTTTGCAAACTCTGCACCGGCAATACTTAAGAATCAAAATCTTGTTATCAAGTTTAAAGAGATGTACTTGACGTGGGAAAAGGCTGCTCCTCTTGTTCTAGGAATGTCTGCATTTGGTTCAATTTTACCTGTTGAGCCGAAAGATGCAATTCCTGTGGAATATTCCAGGGATGATGATCAACAAACACCCTCGCCTGGACGCAGATGGAGACTTTGGCCTAATCCTTTTCGAAGGGTCAAGACAATAGAACACACTTTTAGCAACACATCCAATGAAGATGTATTTCTAGATTCCGAGTCTGGAACTCTTTTAGAACCAACTCCAACATCGAGTACTCAGGGATCTCCTCAGAAGCAATTTTTAAGGACAAATGTTCCAACCAATAAACAGATAGCATCCTTGAATCTTAAAGATGGTCAAAATACAGTAACCTTCAGTTTCTCTACAAGGGTTTTAGGAACACAACAG GTTGATGCTCATATATACTTATGGAAGTGGAATGCAAGAATCGTGATTTCAGACGTTGATGGAACTATTACAAA GTCTGACGTTTTGGGACAGTTCATGCCTTTAGTTGGCAAAGATTGGACACAATCTGGTGTGGCAAGGCTTTTCTGTGCCATTAAG GAAAACGGATACCAGCTACTGTTTCTGAGTGCGCGTGCAATTGTCCAAGCATATTTAACCAGGAACTTCCTACTTAACCTGAAACAG GATGGAAAAACCTTACCTAATGGACCTGTTGTTATTTCACCGGATGGATTATTTCCTTCACTTTTCCGAGAAG TGATAAGAAGAGCACCTCATGAGTTCAAGATTGCTTGTCTAGAG gataTCAAAAGACTTTTCCCTTCTGATTATAATCCATTCTATGCGGGATTTGGCAATAGAGACACAGATGAACTTAGTTACAGGAAGATTGGAATCCCAAAGGGCAAAATATTCATCATTAACCCGAAG GGTGAAGTGGCTATTAGTCAACGTATTGGTGCAAAGTCGTATACATCGTTACATACCCTCGTCAATGACATGTTTCCACCAACTTCTTTGGTCGAGCAG GAGGACTACAACTCATGGAATTATTGGAGAATGCCATTGCCAGATGTCGACTAA